One window of the Syngnathus typhle isolate RoL2023-S1 ecotype Sweden linkage group LG21, RoL_Styp_1.0, whole genome shotgun sequence genome contains the following:
- the sbf1 gene encoding myotubularin-related protein 5 isoform X6, giving the protein MARLADYFVVVGYDLDKRVEGEGEGQGRILQRFPEKDWEDSPFPQGVELFCQPSGWQLVPERQPASFFVAVLTDINSERHYCACFTFWEGHDNPQLQKTRDVDEVDEEPTIIQPAQVFAPKSLVLVSRLDYTDVFRNCLALVYTVHVEGLTVPLETVIGNLLTCIIPIAGGSQRTITLGAGDRQVIQTPIDDSLPVSGSSVAQLFRQLGIINVLYLFCAALTEHKILFLSSSYQRLTDACRGLLAIMFPLKYSFTYVPILPGKLLEVLSTPTPFIIGVNSFFRSETQELLDVIIADLDGGTVTIPECVHISLLPEPLLQQTQTALSMVLDPELEVADHAFPPQSSLPSAPKIQDKEIRAIFLWLFAQLFQGYRWCLHIIRIHPEPVIRFHKAAFLGQRALTEDDFLMKVLDGMAFAGFVSERGPPYRATDLFDELVANEVERIRQEETSPHKVMNHVKELAEQLFKNENPYPAVTMHKVQRPSENGQKANQSQSPFPVLDEVTVQLFIDHSTAKLKTAPPVVKADVKSMVPSGPPLGDMVDRNSNVMANSARRLEVVRNCITHIFENKMLEAKKLMPAVLRALKGRAARVCLTQELNQHVLQNRAVLDDQQFDYVVRMMNCTLQDCSHIDEHGIAAALLPLVTAFCRKLGAGITQFAYSCVQEHTVWTNMQFWEAMFYSDVQHHIRALYLETEDGEHQNHNVRTIANCGDVINDPSSNVCPQEQQEGSSGREIGALELASEQSRLWPTLGKDMQAERVQKEESTVFSQAIHYANRMSYLLLPLDTSKNRLLRSTGLAEVESVSNSYVTNSIAGSMAESYDTESGFEDAESSDVANSVVRFINRFVDKVCNESGVTNEHLKALHTMIPDIVQMHIETLDAVHRESKRLPPIQKPKLLRPTLLTGEELVMDGMRVYLIPDGREEATGMMGGPPLLPAEGAIFLTTYRLIFKGTPTDPLVGEQVVTRSFPIASLTKEKRIYVTLPMEQFVQEGLQLRSCTFQLLKIVFDEEVAADLAEVFRKHMHKLRYPQHVQGTFAFTVGQSSKLVVEHKTKDKNQSLRTISKNLVKSAKRTINRQYVAKKKYSPPTWENRSSLQSELDEDEISVSEEVEQSSLTLSSTIRSSDRQTMSNVVERACCRDYQRMGLGTLSNSLTRSKNEPFRISTVNRMYTVCRSYPGLLIVPQSIPDSTIQRICRCYRQNRFPVVCWRNSRTKAVLLRSAGLHAKGVVGFFKSPNAPTSVPSQADSTSLEQEKYLQAIISSMPSYSESSGRNTLSGFTSTHMSASDSSDKLRQPKIGALMKQVMGAKEDVPGTFSRGALGQRAKVISLSQPKMSGKARNSTRGKWGSIRGSGRLSAYNPDVGTRLAGKESPQPNGGPSEALFLRQHRAYLYIIGDKAQLKGGKQDSFQQWEVVPIEVCDVRQVKNSFKKLMKACVPSSTSLDPNTNFLRCLEDSEWMALLHRVLQVSVLVVELLDTGSSVMVSLEDGWDVTTQVVSLVQLLSDPYYRTFDGFRLLVEKEWLSFGHRFSQRGAQTLGSQSSGFTPVFLQFLDCVHQIHLQFPMEFEFSQYYLKFLAYHYVSNRFRTFLLDSDYERIELGVLYEEKGERRSPQVCKSVWDYIDRLNKKTPVFFNYMFAPEDDEVLRPYTFISNLKVWDYYTEETLSEGPSYDWELRGRQDRATAEETPDKPDSGAPKSRRRAVWPCFDSLSKTLPDAITKLLQELQTLEGELGQASEKWKDTWDKIKAAQRNEAKLESKPSFSSSLLMSSNLSHQRRSQGVYLQESGVGSSINLGLDCEVSATSTPVAGRPSTSTLYSQFQSTESENRSFEGILFKKGALLKPWKPRWFVLDKTKHQLRYYESRQDKVCKGVIELSDVESILLGTPTMGSPKNIEEKAFFDLKTTKRVYNFCAQDSLNAQLWMDSVQSCLSDA; this is encoded by the exons CGGACCATCACATTAGGCGCCGGAGACCGGCAAGTTATCCAGACTCCCATCGATGACTCGCTACCCGTCAGCGGCAGCAGCGTGGCCCAGCTGTTCCGGCAGCTCG GGATCATCAACGTGCTGTACCTGTTCTGTGCCGCCCTGACGGAACACAAAATCCTCTTCCTGTCTAGCAGCTACCAGCGGCTAACAGACGCCTGCCGGGGATTGCTAGCTATCATGTTCCCCCTCAAATACAG CTTCACATACGTTCCTATCCTGCCTGGGAAACTGCTGGAGGTCCTGAGCACTCCCACTCCTTTTATAATCGGCGTCAACTCGTTTTTCCGATCCGAGACGCAAGAACTG TTGGATGTCATCATCGCTGACCTGGACGGTGGCACGGTCACCATCCCGGAGTGCGTTCACATCTCCCTGCTCCCCGAGCCGCTCCTCCAGCAGACTCAGACTGCACTCTCCATG GTTTTGGATCCTGAATTGGAAGTTGCCGATCACGCCTTCCCGCCTCAGTCCTCGCTACCTTCGGCACCCAAGATCCAG GATAAGGAGATCCGGGCAATCTTCCTGTGGCTGTTTGCTCAGCTTTTCCAGGGTTATCGCTGGTGTTTACATATCATCCGCATTCACCCGGAACCAGTTATTCGCTTCCATAAG gcGGCCTTCCTCGGCCAACGAGCGCTGACGGAAGACGACTTCCTCATGAAGGTGTTGGACGGCATGGCGTTCGCAGGCTTCGTGTCAGAGAGGGGCCCTCCCTACAGAGCAACGGATTTGTTTGATGAA CTGGTAGCCAATGAGGTGGAGAGGATACGACAAGAAGAGACCTCGCCACACAAAGTCATGAACCACGTCAAGGAGTTGGCCGAGCAGCTATTTAAAAAT GAGAACCCCTACCCGGCAGTGACCATGCACAAAGTCCAGCGGCCGTCGGAAAACGGCCAGAAAGCCAATCAGAGCCAGAGCCCCTTCCCCGTCCTGGATGAGGTGACGGTACAGCTTTTTATCGATCACTCCACTGCCAAGCTCAAGACGGCGCCGCCGGTTGTCAAGGCAGATGTCAAGAGCATGGTGCCGTCCGGACCCCCGTTGG GAGACATGGTGGACCGGAACAGCAACGTGATGGCCAACAGCGCCCGCCGGCTGGAGGTTGTTCGGAATTGCATCACACACATCTTTGAGAACAAAATGCTGGAGGCCAAGAAG CTGATGCCAGCTGTACTTCGAGCTTTGAAGGGTCGGGCAGCTCGAGTGTGTTTGACCCAGGAGCTCAATCAGCACGTCTTACAGAACCGGGCGGTTCTGGATGACCAGCAGTTTGACTATGTCGTCCGAATGATGAATTGCACCTTACAG GACTGCTCGCATATCGACGAACATGGCATCGCAGCGGCTCTCCTGCCATTGGTCACGGCCTTTTGCAGA AAATTAGGGGCAGGCATCACTCAGTTTGCGTACAGCTGCGTACAAGAGCACACGGTGTGGACCAACATGCAGTTCTGGGAGGCCATGTTCTACAGCGACGTACAGCACCACATCAGGGCACTTTACCTGGAGACGGAGGACGGGGAGCATCAGAACCACAACGTGAGGACGATAGCGAATTGTGGAGATGTCATCAATGACCCGTCGTCAAACGTTTGTCCACAGGAGCAGCAGGAGGGATCGAGCGGGCGGGAAATCGGCGCGCTGGAGCTGGCGTCGGAGCAGAGCCGCCTGTGGCCGACGCTCGGGAAGGACATGCAGGCGGAGCGCGTGCAGAAGGAGGAGAGCACCGTGTTCAGCCAGGCCATCCACTACGCCAACAGGATGAGCtacctgctgctgccgctggaCACCAGCAAGAACCGCCTGCTCAGGAGCACGGGGCTCGCCGAGGTGGAGAGCGTCAGCAACAGCTACGTGACCAACAG TATTGCGGGCAGCATGGCCGAGAGTTACGACACCGAGAGCGGCTTCGAGGACGCCGAGAGCTCCGACGTGGCCAACTCGGTGGTGCGTTTCATCAACCGCTTCGTGGACAAAGTCTGCAACGAGAGCGGCGTGACCAACGAGCACCTGAAGGCTCTCCACACCATGATACCGG ATATCGTTCAGATGCACATCGAGACGTTAGACGCGGTCCACCGCGAGAGTAAACGACTGCCGCCGATCCAAAAG CCCAAGCTGCTGAGGCCGACCCTTTTGACAGGCGAGGAGCTGGTGATGGACGGCATGCGCGTTTACCTCATTCCGGACGGGCGCGAGGAGGCCACCGGCATGATGGGAGGCCCGCCCTTGCTCCCCGCGGAGGGAGCCATCTTCCTCACCACTTACCGGCTCATCTTCAAGGGCACTCCCACCGACCCGCTGG TGGGCGAGCAGGTGGTGACCCGTTCCTTCCCCATCGCGTCATTGACCAAGGAGAAGAGGATCTATGTCACTTTACCCATGGAGCAGTTTGTTCAGGAGGGCTTACAGTTACGATCGTGCACATTTCAG TTGCTGAAGATCGTGTTCGACGAGGAGGTGGCGGCTGACCTGGCGGAGGTTTTCAGGAAGCACATGCACAAGCTACGCTACCCCCAGCACGTGCAAGGAACGTTCGCCTTCACCGTCGGTCAGAGCagcaagctggtggtggagcacAAGACCAAGGATAAGAACCAGTCACTCAG GACAATTTCCAAAAACCTGGTCAAAAGCGCTAAGCGGACCATCAACCGGCAGTATGTGGCGAAGAAGAAGTACTCTCCGCCTACCTGGGAGAACAGGAGCAGCTTACAGTCGGAACTCGACGAGGATGAAATATCAG TCtcggaggaggtggagcagagcTCCCTGACGCTGTCCTCCACCATCCGCTCTTCGGACAGACAGACCATGAGCAACGTGGTGGAGCGAGCGTGTTGCCGTGACTACCAGCGCATGGGCCTGGGCACGTTGAGCAACAGCTTGACCCGCTCCAAGAACGAGCCCTTCCGGATTTCAACCGTCAACCGCATGTACACGGTGTGCAGGAG CTATCCCGGCCTGCTCATCGTCCCGCAGAGCATCCCGGATTCCACCATCCAGAGGATCTGCCGCTGCTACCGGCAGAACCGCTTCCCCGTGGTTTGCTGGCGGAATTCCCGGACCAAAGCTGTGCTCCTGCGATCGGCGGGCCTCCACGCAAAAGGGGTGGTGGGCTTTTTTAAATCTCCCAATGCCCCAACTTCAG TGCCCTCCCAGGCAGACTCCACTAGTCTGGAGCAGGAGAAATACCTGCAGGCCATTATCAGCTCCATGCCCTCTTACAGCGAGAGCAGTGGCAGGAACACGCTCAGCGGCTTCACCTCAACCCACATGAGTGCTTCAG ACTCGTCGGATAAGCTGCGGCAGCCAAAAATCGGCGCTCTGATGAAGCAAGTGATGGGGGCCAAGGAGGACGTGCCCGGAACCTTCAGCAGAGGAG CTCTTGGTCAAAGGGCCAAAGTCATCTCCCTCTCTCAGCCCAAAATGTCTGGCAAGGCCAGGAACTCTACCAGAG GGAAATGGGGGAGCATCCGAGGCAGCGGGCGTCTCAGCGCCTACAACCCCGACGTGGGGACGCGTCTCGCTGGGAAGGAGTCGCCGCAGCCCAATGGCGGGCCCAGTGAGGCCTTGTTCCTCCGCCAGCACAGGGCTTACCTCTACATTATTGGGGACAAGGCCCAGCTCAAG GGCGGGAAGCAGGACTCCTTCCAGCAGTGGGAGGTGGTGCCCATTGAGGTGTGCGACGTGCGGCAGGTGAAGAACAGCTTCAAGAAGCTGATGAAGGCCTGCGTGCCCAGCTCCACCTCCTTGGACCCCAACACCAATTTCCTGCGCTGCCTGGAAGATTCGGAGTGGATGGCGCTG CTGCACAGGGTGCTGCAAGTGTCCGTCCTGGTGGTGGAGCTGCTGGACACGGGATCATCCGTCATGGTCAGCCTGGAGGACGGCTGGGACGTCACCACCCAG GTGGTGTCGTTGGTGCAGCTGCTGTCCGACCCCTACTACCGGACGTTCGATGGCTTCCGGCTGCTGGTGGAGAAGGAGTGGCTGTCGTTCGGACACAGGTTCAGCCAGCGCGGCGCGCAGACGCTCGGCAGCCAGAGCAGCGGGTTCACCCCCGTCTTCCTGCAGTTCCTCGACTGTGTGCATCAA ATCCACCTACAGTTCCCCATGGAATTTGAATTCAGCCAGTACTACCTGAAGTTCCTGGCCTATCACTACGTGTCCAACCGTTTCCGCACCTTCCTGCTCGACTCGGACTACGAGCGCATTGAACTCG GAGTCCTCTATGAGGAAAAAGGTGAGAGGAGAAGTCCTCAGGTTTGCAAGTCCGTGTGGGACTACATCGACCGGCTTAACAAGAAGACGCCGGTCTTTTTCAACTACATGTTCGCCCCAGAGGACGATGAG GTGCTCCGGCCGTACACTTTCATCTCCAACCTGAAAGTGTGGGACTACTACACGGAGGAGACGCTCTCGGAGGGCCCGTCGTACGATTGGGAGCTGCGGGGACGCCAGGATCGGGCGACGGCGGAAGAGACGCCCGACAAGCCCGACAGCGGCGCGCCCAAGTCGCGGCGGCGCGCCGTCTGGCCGTGCTTTGACAGCCTGAGCAAAACGTTGCCCGACGCCATCACCAAGCTGCTGCAGGAACTGCAGACGCTGGAGGGGGAGCTCGGCCAGGCGTCTGAAAAGTGGAAGGACACGTGGGATAAGATCAAGGCCGCTCAGAGGAACGAGGCCAAACTGGAGAGCAAG CCGTCGTTCTCCAGCTCGCTGCTCATGTCGTCCAACCTGAGCCACCAGCGGCGTTCCCAGGGCGTCTACCTGCAGGAGAGCGGCGTGGGCTCCTCCATCAACTTGGGCCTGGACTGCGAGGTGAGCGCCACCTCCACTCCGGTGGCGGGCCGCCCAAGCACCAGCACGCTCTACAGCCAGTTCCAGAGTACCGAGAGCGAGAACAG AAGTTTCGAAGGCATTTTGTTCAAGAAAGGCGCTCTACTGAAACCATGGAAACCACGATGGTTTGTGCTGGACAAGACAAAACATCAG CTGCGGTATTACGAGAGCAGGCAGGACAAAGTGTGCAAAGGCGTCATTGAGTTGTCCGACGTGGAGTCCATCCTTCTGGGGACGCCCACCATGGGATCGCCCAAAAACATTGAGGAGAAAGCCTTCTTCGAT cTCAAGACCACCAAACGAGTGTACAACTTTTGCGCCCAGGATAGCCTCAACGCTCAGCTGTGGATGGACAGTGTTCAGAGCTGCCTCTCGGACGCCTAG
- the sbf1 gene encoding myotubularin-related protein 5 isoform X3, with protein MARLADYFVVVGYDLDKRVEGEGEGQGRILQRFPEKDWEDSPFPQGVELFCQPSGWQLVPERQPASFFVAVLTDINSERHYCACFTFWEGHDNPQLQKTRDVDEVDEEPTIIQPAQVFAPKSLVLVSRLDYTDVFRNCLALVYTVHVEGLTVPLETVIGNLLTCIIPIAGGSQIIESPVCSLDQVPQVLACDWLLACLQRTITLGAGDRQVIQTPIDDSLPVSGSSVAQLFRQLGIINVLYLFCAALTEHKILFLSSSYQRLTDACRGLLAIMFPLKYSFTYVPILPGKLLEVLSTPTPFIIGVNSFFRSETQELLDVIIADLDGGTVTIPECVHISLLPEPLLQQTQTALSMVLDPELEVADHAFPPQSSLPSAPKIQDKEIRAIFLWLFAQLFQGYRWCLHIIRIHPEPVIRFHKAAFLGQRALTEDDFLMKVLDGMAFAGFVSERGPPYRATDLFDELVANEVERIRQEETSPHKVMNHVKELAEQLFKNENPYPAVTMHKVQRPSENGQKANQSQSPFPVLDEVTVQLFIDHSTAKLKTAPPVVKADVKSMVPSGPPLGDMVDRNSNVMANSARRLEVVRNCITHIFENKMLEAKKLMPAVLRALKGRAARVCLTQELNQHVLQNRAVLDDQQFDYVVRMMNCTLQDCSHIDEHGIAAALLPLVTAFCRKLGAGITQFAYSCVQEHTVWTNMQFWEAMFYSDVQHHIRALYLETEDGEHQNHNVRTIANCGDVINDPSSNVCPQEQQEGSSGREIGALELASEQSRLWPTLGKDMQAERVQKEESTVFSQAIHYANRMSYLLLPLDTSKNRLLRSTGLAEVESVSNSYVTNSIAGSMAESYDTESGFEDAESSDVANSVVRFINRFVDKVCNESGVTNEHLKALHTMIPDIVQMHIETLDAVHRESKRLPPIQKPKLLRPTLLTGEELVMDGMRVYLIPDGREEATGMMGGPPLLPAEGAIFLTTYRLIFKGTPTDPLVGEQVVTRSFPIASLTKEKRIYVTLPMEQFVQEGLQLRSCTFQLLKIVFDEEVAADLAEVFRKHMHKLRYPQHVQGTFAFTVGQSSKLVVEHKTKDKNQSLRTISKNLVKSAKRTINRQYVAKKKYSPPTWENRSSLQSELDEDEISVSEEVEQSSLTLSSTIRSSDRQTMSNVVERACCRDYQRMGLGTLSNSLTRSKNEPFRISTVNRMYTVCRSYPGLLIVPQSIPDSTIQRICRCYRQNRFPVVCWRNSRTKAVLLRSAGLHAKGVVGFFKSPNAPTSVPSQADSTSLEQEKYLQAIISSMPSYSESSGRNTLSGFTSTHMSASDSSDKLRQPKIGALMKQVMGAKEDVPGTFSRGALGQRAKVISLSQPKMSGKARNSTRGKWGSIRGSGRLSAYNPDVGTRLAGKESPQPNGGPSEALFLRQHRAYLYIIGDKAQLKGGKQDSFQQWEVVPIEVCDVRQVKNSFKKLMKACVPSSTSLDPNTNFLRCLEDSEWMALLHRVLQVSVLVVELLDTGSSVMVSLEDGWDVTTQVVSLVQLLSDPYYRTFDGFRLLVEKEWLSFGHRFSQRGAQTLGSQSSGFTPVFLQFLDCVHQIHLQFPMEFEFSQYYLKFLAYHYVSNRFRTFLLDSDYERIELGVLYEEKGERRSPQVCKSVWDYIDRLNKKTPVFFNYMFAPEDDEVLRPYTFISNLKVWDYYTEETLSEGPSYDWELRGRQDRATAEETPDKPDSGAPKSRRRAVWPCFDSLSKTLPDAITKLLQELQTLEGELGQASEKWKDTWDKIKAAQRNEAKLESKPSFSSSLLMSSNLSHQRRSQGVYLQESGVGSSINLGLDCEVSATSTPVAGRPSTSTLYSQFQSTESENRSFEGILFKKGALLKPWKPRWFVLDKTKHQLRYYESRQDKVCKGVIELSDVESILLGTPTMGSPKNIEEKAFFDLKTTKRVYNFCAQDSLNAQLWMDSVQSCLSDA; from the exons ATAATTGAGTCCCCAGTTTGTAGTTTAGACCAAGTTCCTCAGGTCCTGGCCTGTGACTGGCTGCTGGCCTGTCTCCAG CGGACCATCACATTAGGCGCCGGAGACCGGCAAGTTATCCAGACTCCCATCGATGACTCGCTACCCGTCAGCGGCAGCAGCGTGGCCCAGCTGTTCCGGCAGCTCG GGATCATCAACGTGCTGTACCTGTTCTGTGCCGCCCTGACGGAACACAAAATCCTCTTCCTGTCTAGCAGCTACCAGCGGCTAACAGACGCCTGCCGGGGATTGCTAGCTATCATGTTCCCCCTCAAATACAG CTTCACATACGTTCCTATCCTGCCTGGGAAACTGCTGGAGGTCCTGAGCACTCCCACTCCTTTTATAATCGGCGTCAACTCGTTTTTCCGATCCGAGACGCAAGAACTG TTGGATGTCATCATCGCTGACCTGGACGGTGGCACGGTCACCATCCCGGAGTGCGTTCACATCTCCCTGCTCCCCGAGCCGCTCCTCCAGCAGACTCAGACTGCACTCTCCATG GTTTTGGATCCTGAATTGGAAGTTGCCGATCACGCCTTCCCGCCTCAGTCCTCGCTACCTTCGGCACCCAAGATCCAG GATAAGGAGATCCGGGCAATCTTCCTGTGGCTGTTTGCTCAGCTTTTCCAGGGTTATCGCTGGTGTTTACATATCATCCGCATTCACCCGGAACCAGTTATTCGCTTCCATAAG gcGGCCTTCCTCGGCCAACGAGCGCTGACGGAAGACGACTTCCTCATGAAGGTGTTGGACGGCATGGCGTTCGCAGGCTTCGTGTCAGAGAGGGGCCCTCCCTACAGAGCAACGGATTTGTTTGATGAA CTGGTAGCCAATGAGGTGGAGAGGATACGACAAGAAGAGACCTCGCCACACAAAGTCATGAACCACGTCAAGGAGTTGGCCGAGCAGCTATTTAAAAAT GAGAACCCCTACCCGGCAGTGACCATGCACAAAGTCCAGCGGCCGTCGGAAAACGGCCAGAAAGCCAATCAGAGCCAGAGCCCCTTCCCCGTCCTGGATGAGGTGACGGTACAGCTTTTTATCGATCACTCCACTGCCAAGCTCAAGACGGCGCCGCCGGTTGTCAAGGCAGATGTCAAGAGCATGGTGCCGTCCGGACCCCCGTTGG GAGACATGGTGGACCGGAACAGCAACGTGATGGCCAACAGCGCCCGCCGGCTGGAGGTTGTTCGGAATTGCATCACACACATCTTTGAGAACAAAATGCTGGAGGCCAAGAAG CTGATGCCAGCTGTACTTCGAGCTTTGAAGGGTCGGGCAGCTCGAGTGTGTTTGACCCAGGAGCTCAATCAGCACGTCTTACAGAACCGGGCGGTTCTGGATGACCAGCAGTTTGACTATGTCGTCCGAATGATGAATTGCACCTTACAG GACTGCTCGCATATCGACGAACATGGCATCGCAGCGGCTCTCCTGCCATTGGTCACGGCCTTTTGCAGA AAATTAGGGGCAGGCATCACTCAGTTTGCGTACAGCTGCGTACAAGAGCACACGGTGTGGACCAACATGCAGTTCTGGGAGGCCATGTTCTACAGCGACGTACAGCACCACATCAGGGCACTTTACCTGGAGACGGAGGACGGGGAGCATCAGAACCACAACGTGAGGACGATAGCGAATTGTGGAGATGTCATCAATGACCCGTCGTCAAACGTTTGTCCACAGGAGCAGCAGGAGGGATCGAGCGGGCGGGAAATCGGCGCGCTGGAGCTGGCGTCGGAGCAGAGCCGCCTGTGGCCGACGCTCGGGAAGGACATGCAGGCGGAGCGCGTGCAGAAGGAGGAGAGCACCGTGTTCAGCCAGGCCATCCACTACGCCAACAGGATGAGCtacctgctgctgccgctggaCACCAGCAAGAACCGCCTGCTCAGGAGCACGGGGCTCGCCGAGGTGGAGAGCGTCAGCAACAGCTACGTGACCAACAG TATTGCGGGCAGCATGGCCGAGAGTTACGACACCGAGAGCGGCTTCGAGGACGCCGAGAGCTCCGACGTGGCCAACTCGGTGGTGCGTTTCATCAACCGCTTCGTGGACAAAGTCTGCAACGAGAGCGGCGTGACCAACGAGCACCTGAAGGCTCTCCACACCATGATACCGG ATATCGTTCAGATGCACATCGAGACGTTAGACGCGGTCCACCGCGAGAGTAAACGACTGCCGCCGATCCAAAAG CCCAAGCTGCTGAGGCCGACCCTTTTGACAGGCGAGGAGCTGGTGATGGACGGCATGCGCGTTTACCTCATTCCGGACGGGCGCGAGGAGGCCACCGGCATGATGGGAGGCCCGCCCTTGCTCCCCGCGGAGGGAGCCATCTTCCTCACCACTTACCGGCTCATCTTCAAGGGCACTCCCACCGACCCGCTGG TGGGCGAGCAGGTGGTGACCCGTTCCTTCCCCATCGCGTCATTGACCAAGGAGAAGAGGATCTATGTCACTTTACCCATGGAGCAGTTTGTTCAGGAGGGCTTACAGTTACGATCGTGCACATTTCAG TTGCTGAAGATCGTGTTCGACGAGGAGGTGGCGGCTGACCTGGCGGAGGTTTTCAGGAAGCACATGCACAAGCTACGCTACCCCCAGCACGTGCAAGGAACGTTCGCCTTCACCGTCGGTCAGAGCagcaagctggtggtggagcacAAGACCAAGGATAAGAACCAGTCACTCAG GACAATTTCCAAAAACCTGGTCAAAAGCGCTAAGCGGACCATCAACCGGCAGTATGTGGCGAAGAAGAAGTACTCTCCGCCTACCTGGGAGAACAGGAGCAGCTTACAGTCGGAACTCGACGAGGATGAAATATCAG TCtcggaggaggtggagcagagcTCCCTGACGCTGTCCTCCACCATCCGCTCTTCGGACAGACAGACCATGAGCAACGTGGTGGAGCGAGCGTGTTGCCGTGACTACCAGCGCATGGGCCTGGGCACGTTGAGCAACAGCTTGACCCGCTCCAAGAACGAGCCCTTCCGGATTTCAACCGTCAACCGCATGTACACGGTGTGCAGGAG CTATCCCGGCCTGCTCATCGTCCCGCAGAGCATCCCGGATTCCACCATCCAGAGGATCTGCCGCTGCTACCGGCAGAACCGCTTCCCCGTGGTTTGCTGGCGGAATTCCCGGACCAAAGCTGTGCTCCTGCGATCGGCGGGCCTCCACGCAAAAGGGGTGGTGGGCTTTTTTAAATCTCCCAATGCCCCAACTTCAG TGCCCTCCCAGGCAGACTCCACTAGTCTGGAGCAGGAGAAATACCTGCAGGCCATTATCAGCTCCATGCCCTCTTACAGCGAGAGCAGTGGCAGGAACACGCTCAGCGGCTTCACCTCAACCCACATGAGTGCTTCAG ACTCGTCGGATAAGCTGCGGCAGCCAAAAATCGGCGCTCTGATGAAGCAAGTGATGGGGGCCAAGGAGGACGTGCCCGGAACCTTCAGCAGAGGAG CTCTTGGTCAAAGGGCCAAAGTCATCTCCCTCTCTCAGCCCAAAATGTCTGGCAAGGCCAGGAACTCTACCAGAG GGAAATGGGGGAGCATCCGAGGCAGCGGGCGTCTCAGCGCCTACAACCCCGACGTGGGGACGCGTCTCGCTGGGAAGGAGTCGCCGCAGCCCAATGGCGGGCCCAGTGAGGCCTTGTTCCTCCGCCAGCACAGGGCTTACCTCTACATTATTGGGGACAAGGCCCAGCTCAAG GGCGGGAAGCAGGACTCCTTCCAGCAGTGGGAGGTGGTGCCCATTGAGGTGTGCGACGTGCGGCAGGTGAAGAACAGCTTCAAGAAGCTGATGAAGGCCTGCGTGCCCAGCTCCACCTCCTTGGACCCCAACACCAATTTCCTGCGCTGCCTGGAAGATTCGGAGTGGATGGCGCTG CTGCACAGGGTGCTGCAAGTGTCCGTCCTGGTGGTGGAGCTGCTGGACACGGGATCATCCGTCATGGTCAGCCTGGAGGACGGCTGGGACGTCACCACCCAG GTGGTGTCGTTGGTGCAGCTGCTGTCCGACCCCTACTACCGGACGTTCGATGGCTTCCGGCTGCTGGTGGAGAAGGAGTGGCTGTCGTTCGGACACAGGTTCAGCCAGCGCGGCGCGCAGACGCTCGGCAGCCAGAGCAGCGGGTTCACCCCCGTCTTCCTGCAGTTCCTCGACTGTGTGCATCAA ATCCACCTACAGTTCCCCATGGAATTTGAATTCAGCCAGTACTACCTGAAGTTCCTGGCCTATCACTACGTGTCCAACCGTTTCCGCACCTTCCTGCTCGACTCGGACTACGAGCGCATTGAACTCG GAGTCCTCTATGAGGAAAAAGGTGAGAGGAGAAGTCCTCAGGTTTGCAAGTCCGTGTGGGACTACATCGACCGGCTTAACAAGAAGACGCCGGTCTTTTTCAACTACATGTTCGCCCCAGAGGACGATGAG GTGCTCCGGCCGTACACTTTCATCTCCAACCTGAAAGTGTGGGACTACTACACGGAGGAGACGCTCTCGGAGGGCCCGTCGTACGATTGGGAGCTGCGGGGACGCCAGGATCGGGCGACGGCGGAAGAGACGCCCGACAAGCCCGACAGCGGCGCGCCCAAGTCGCGGCGGCGCGCCGTCTGGCCGTGCTTTGACAGCCTGAGCAAAACGTTGCCCGACGCCATCACCAAGCTGCTGCAGGAACTGCAGACGCTGGAGGGGGAGCTCGGCCAGGCGTCTGAAAAGTGGAAGGACACGTGGGATAAGATCAAGGCCGCTCAGAGGAACGAGGCCAAACTGGAGAGCAAG CCGTCGTTCTCCAGCTCGCTGCTCATGTCGTCCAACCTGAGCCACCAGCGGCGTTCCCAGGGCGTCTACCTGCAGGAGAGCGGCGTGGGCTCCTCCATCAACTTGGGCCTGGACTGCGAGGTGAGCGCCACCTCCACTCCGGTGGCGGGCCGCCCAAGCACCAGCACGCTCTACAGCCAGTTCCAGAGTACCGAGAGCGAGAACAG AAGTTTCGAAGGCATTTTGTTCAAGAAAGGCGCTCTACTGAAACCATGGAAACCACGATGGTTTGTGCTGGACAAGACAAAACATCAG CTGCGGTATTACGAGAGCAGGCAGGACAAAGTGTGCAAAGGCGTCATTGAGTTGTCCGACGTGGAGTCCATCCTTCTGGGGACGCCCACCATGGGATCGCCCAAAAACATTGAGGAGAAAGCCTTCTTCGAT cTCAAGACCACCAAACGAGTGTACAACTTTTGCGCCCAGGATAGCCTCAACGCTCAGCTGTGGATGGACAGTGTTCAGAGCTGCCTCTCGGACGCCTAG